Proteins found in one Muntiacus reevesi chromosome 2, mMunRee1.1, whole genome shotgun sequence genomic segment:
- the LDB1 gene encoding LIM domain-binding protein 1 isoform X1 has translation MSVGCACPGCSSKSFKLYSPKEPPNGNAFPPFHPGTMLDRDVGPTPMYPPTYLEPGIGHTPYGNQTDYRIFELNKRLQNWTEECDNLWWDAFTTEFFEDDAMLTITFCLEDGPKRYTIGRTLIPRYFRSIFEGGATELYYVLKHPKEAFHSNFVSLDCDQGSMVTQHGKPMFTQVCVEGRLYLEFMFDDMMRIKTWHFSIRQHRELIPRSILAMHAQDPQMLDQLSKNITRCGLSNSTLNYLRLCVILEPMQELMSRHKTYSLSPRDCLKTCLFQKWQRMVAPPAEPARQQPSKRRKRKMSGGSTMSSGGGNTNNSNSKKKSPASTFALSSQVPDVMVVGEPTLMGGEFGDEDERLITRLENTQFDAANGIDDEDSFNNSPALGANSPWNSKPPSSQESKSENPTSQASQ, from the exons ATGTCAGTGGGCTGTGCCTGTCCTG GTTGTTCCTCAAAGTCATTCAAGCTGTACTCACCGAAGGAGCCCCCCAACGGCAACGCCTTCCCGCCCTTCCATCCCGGCACCATGCTAGATCGGGATGTGGG CCCAACTCCCATGTACCCGCCTACATACTTGGAGCCTGGGATCGG GCACACACCATATGGCAACCAAACTGACTACAGAATATTCGAGCTTAACAAACGGCTTCAAAACTGGACAGAG GAGTGTGACAATCTCTGGTGGGATGCTTTCACAACTGAGTTCTTTGAGGATGATGCCATGTTAACCATCACTTTCTGCCTGGAGGATGGACCAAAGAGATACA CCATTGGCCGGACCCTGATCCCACGCTACTTCCGCAGCATCTTCGAGGGGGGTGCTACAGAGCTCTACTATGTGCTTAAGCACCCCAAGGAGGCATTCCACAGCAACTTCGTTTCCCTTGACTGTGACCAGGGCAGCATGGTGACCCAGCATGGCAAACCCATGTTCACCCAG GTATGTGTGGAAGGCCGGTTGTACCTGGAGTTCATGTTTGACGACATGATGCGGATAAAGACGTGGCACTTCAGCATCCGGCAGCACCGAGAGCTCATCCCCCGAAGCATCCTTGCCATGCAT GCCCAGGATCCCCAGATGTTAGATCAGCTCTCCAAAAACATCACCCGGTGTGGGCTGTCCAATTCCACTCTCAACTACCTCCGA CTTTGTGTGATACTAGAGCCCATGCAGGAGCTTATGTCCCGCCACAAGACCTACAGCCTCAGCCCCCGTGACTGCCTCAAGACCTGCCTCTTCCAGAAGTGGCAGCGCATGGTAGCGCCCCCCG CGGAGCCTGCACGGCAGCAGCCCAGCAAACGGCGGAAACGGAAGATGTCTGGGGGCAGCACCATGAGCTCGGGGGGCGGCAAcaccaacaacagcaacagcaagaaGAAAAGCCCAGCCAGCACCTTCGCCCTCTCCAGCCAGGTACCT GATGTGATGGTGGTGGGGGAGCCCACCCTGATGGGCGGGGAGTTCGGGGACGAGGACGAGAGGCTCATCACCCGGCTGGAGAACACCCAGTTTGACGCGGCCAACGGCATTGACGACGAGGACAGCTTTAACAACTCCCCTGCCCTGGGCGCCAACAGCCCCTGGAACAGCAAGCCTCCATCCAGCCAAGAGAGCAAATCGGAGAACCCCACGTCACAGGCCTCCCAGTAA
- the LDB1 gene encoding LIM domain-binding protein 1 isoform X2, whose product MLDRDVGPTPMYPPTYLEPGIGRHTPYGNQTDYRIFELNKRLQNWTEECDNLWWDAFTTEFFEDDAMLTITFCLEDGPKRYTIGRTLIPRYFRSIFEGGATELYYVLKHPKEAFHSNFVSLDCDQGSMVTQHGKPMFTQVCVEGRLYLEFMFDDMMRIKTWHFSIRQHRELIPRSILAMHAQDPQMLDQLSKNITRCGLSNSTLNYLRLCVILEPMQELMSRHKTYSLSPRDCLKTCLFQKWQRMVAPPAEPARQQPSKRRKRKMSGGSTMSSGGGNTNNSNSKKKSPASTFALSSQVPDVMVVGEPTLMGGEFGDEDERLITRLENTQFDAANGIDDEDSFNNSPALGANSPWNSKPPSSQESKSENPTSQASQ is encoded by the exons ATGCTAGATCGGGATGTGGG CCCAACTCCCATGTACCCGCCTACATACTTGGAGCCTGGGATCGG AAGGCACACACCATATGGCAACCAAACTGACTACAGAATATTCGAGCTTAACAAACGGCTTCAAAACTGGACAGAG GAGTGTGACAATCTCTGGTGGGATGCTTTCACAACTGAGTTCTTTGAGGATGATGCCATGTTAACCATCACTTTCTGCCTGGAGGATGGACCAAAGAGATACA CCATTGGCCGGACCCTGATCCCACGCTACTTCCGCAGCATCTTCGAGGGGGGTGCTACAGAGCTCTACTATGTGCTTAAGCACCCCAAGGAGGCATTCCACAGCAACTTCGTTTCCCTTGACTGTGACCAGGGCAGCATGGTGACCCAGCATGGCAAACCCATGTTCACCCAG GTATGTGTGGAAGGCCGGTTGTACCTGGAGTTCATGTTTGACGACATGATGCGGATAAAGACGTGGCACTTCAGCATCCGGCAGCACCGAGAGCTCATCCCCCGAAGCATCCTTGCCATGCAT GCCCAGGATCCCCAGATGTTAGATCAGCTCTCCAAAAACATCACCCGGTGTGGGCTGTCCAATTCCACTCTCAACTACCTCCGA CTTTGTGTGATACTAGAGCCCATGCAGGAGCTTATGTCCCGCCACAAGACCTACAGCCTCAGCCCCCGTGACTGCCTCAAGACCTGCCTCTTCCAGAAGTGGCAGCGCATGGTAGCGCCCCCCG CGGAGCCTGCACGGCAGCAGCCCAGCAAACGGCGGAAACGGAAGATGTCTGGGGGCAGCACCATGAGCTCGGGGGGCGGCAAcaccaacaacagcaacagcaagaaGAAAAGCCCAGCCAGCACCTTCGCCCTCTCCAGCCAGGTACCT GATGTGATGGTGGTGGGGGAGCCCACCCTGATGGGCGGGGAGTTCGGGGACGAGGACGAGAGGCTCATCACCCGGCTGGAGAACACCCAGTTTGACGCGGCCAACGGCATTGACGACGAGGACAGCTTTAACAACTCCCCTGCCCTGGGCGCCAACAGCCCCTGGAACAGCAAGCCTCCATCCAGCCAAGAGAGCAAATCGGAGAACCCCACGTCACAGGCCTCCCAGTAA
- the LDB1 gene encoding LIM domain-binding protein 1 isoform X3, producing MSVGCACPGCSSKSFKLYSPKEPPNGNAFPPFHPGTMLDRDVGPTPMYPPTYLEPGIGRHTPYGNQTDYRIFELNKRLQNWTEECDNLWWDAFTTEFFEDDAMLTITFCLEDGPKRYTIGRTLIPRYFRSIFEGGATELYYVLKHPKEAFHSNFVSLDCDQGSMVTQHGKPMFTQVCVEGRLYLEFMFDDMMRIKTWHFSIRQHRELIPRSILAMHAQDPQMLDQLSKNITRCGLSNSTLNYLRLCVILEPMQELMSRHKTYSLSPRDCLKTCLFQKWQRMVAPPAEPARQQPSKRRKRKMSGGSTMSSGGGNTNNSNSKKKSPASTFALSSQVPDVMVVGEPTLMGGEFGDEDERLITRLENTQFDAANGIDDEDSFNNSPALGANSPWNSKPPSSQESKSENPTSQASQ from the exons ATGTCAGTGGGCTGTGCCTGTCCTG GTTGTTCCTCAAAGTCATTCAAGCTGTACTCACCGAAGGAGCCCCCCAACGGCAACGCCTTCCCGCCCTTCCATCCCGGCACCATGCTAGATCGGGATGTGGG CCCAACTCCCATGTACCCGCCTACATACTTGGAGCCTGGGATCGG AAGGCACACACCATATGGCAACCAAACTGACTACAGAATATTCGAGCTTAACAAACGGCTTCAAAACTGGACAGAG GAGTGTGACAATCTCTGGTGGGATGCTTTCACAACTGAGTTCTTTGAGGATGATGCCATGTTAACCATCACTTTCTGCCTGGAGGATGGACCAAAGAGATACA CCATTGGCCGGACCCTGATCCCACGCTACTTCCGCAGCATCTTCGAGGGGGGTGCTACAGAGCTCTACTATGTGCTTAAGCACCCCAAGGAGGCATTCCACAGCAACTTCGTTTCCCTTGACTGTGACCAGGGCAGCATGGTGACCCAGCATGGCAAACCCATGTTCACCCAG GTATGTGTGGAAGGCCGGTTGTACCTGGAGTTCATGTTTGACGACATGATGCGGATAAAGACGTGGCACTTCAGCATCCGGCAGCACCGAGAGCTCATCCCCCGAAGCATCCTTGCCATGCAT GCCCAGGATCCCCAGATGTTAGATCAGCTCTCCAAAAACATCACCCGGTGTGGGCTGTCCAATTCCACTCTCAACTACCTCCGA CTTTGTGTGATACTAGAGCCCATGCAGGAGCTTATGTCCCGCCACAAGACCTACAGCCTCAGCCCCCGTGACTGCCTCAAGACCTGCCTCTTCCAGAAGTGGCAGCGCATGGTAGCGCCCCCCG CGGAGCCTGCACGGCAGCAGCCCAGCAAACGGCGGAAACGGAAGATGTCTGGGGGCAGCACCATGAGCTCGGGGGGCGGCAAcaccaacaacagcaacagcaagaaGAAAAGCCCAGCCAGCACCTTCGCCCTCTCCAGCCAGGTACCT GATGTGATGGTGGTGGGGGAGCCCACCCTGATGGGCGGGGAGTTCGGGGACGAGGACGAGAGGCTCATCACCCGGCTGGAGAACACCCAGTTTGACGCGGCCAACGGCATTGACGACGAGGACAGCTTTAACAACTCCCCTGCCCTGGGCGCCAACAGCCCCTGGAACAGCAAGCCTCCATCCAGCCAAGAGAGCAAATCGGAGAACCCCACGTCACAGGCCTCCCAGTAA
- the LDB1 gene encoding LIM domain-binding protein 1 isoform X4, producing the protein MSVGCACPGCSSKSFKLYSPKEPPNGNAFPPFHPGTMLDRDVGPTPMYPPTYLEPGIGRHTPYGNQTDYRIFELNKRLQNWTEECDNLWWDAFTTEFFEDDAMLTITFCLEDGPKRYTIGRTLIPRYFRSIFEGGATELYYVLKHPKEAFHSNFVSLDCDQGSMVTQHGKPMFTQVCVEGRLYLEFMFDDMMRIKTWHFSIRQHRELIPRSILAMHAQDPQMLDQLSKNITRCGLSNSTLNYLRLCVILEPMQELMSRHKTYSLSPRDCLKTCLFQKWQRMVAPPAEPARQQPSKRRKRKMSGGSTMSSGGGNTNNSNSKKKSPASTFALSSQDVMVVGEPTLMGGEFGDEDERLITRLENTQFDAANGIDDEDSFNNSPALGANSPWNSKPPSSQESKSENPTSQASQ; encoded by the exons ATGTCAGTGGGCTGTGCCTGTCCTG GTTGTTCCTCAAAGTCATTCAAGCTGTACTCACCGAAGGAGCCCCCCAACGGCAACGCCTTCCCGCCCTTCCATCCCGGCACCATGCTAGATCGGGATGTGGG CCCAACTCCCATGTACCCGCCTACATACTTGGAGCCTGGGATCGG AAGGCACACACCATATGGCAACCAAACTGACTACAGAATATTCGAGCTTAACAAACGGCTTCAAAACTGGACAGAG GAGTGTGACAATCTCTGGTGGGATGCTTTCACAACTGAGTTCTTTGAGGATGATGCCATGTTAACCATCACTTTCTGCCTGGAGGATGGACCAAAGAGATACA CCATTGGCCGGACCCTGATCCCACGCTACTTCCGCAGCATCTTCGAGGGGGGTGCTACAGAGCTCTACTATGTGCTTAAGCACCCCAAGGAGGCATTCCACAGCAACTTCGTTTCCCTTGACTGTGACCAGGGCAGCATGGTGACCCAGCATGGCAAACCCATGTTCACCCAG GTATGTGTGGAAGGCCGGTTGTACCTGGAGTTCATGTTTGACGACATGATGCGGATAAAGACGTGGCACTTCAGCATCCGGCAGCACCGAGAGCTCATCCCCCGAAGCATCCTTGCCATGCAT GCCCAGGATCCCCAGATGTTAGATCAGCTCTCCAAAAACATCACCCGGTGTGGGCTGTCCAATTCCACTCTCAACTACCTCCGA CTTTGTGTGATACTAGAGCCCATGCAGGAGCTTATGTCCCGCCACAAGACCTACAGCCTCAGCCCCCGTGACTGCCTCAAGACCTGCCTCTTCCAGAAGTGGCAGCGCATGGTAGCGCCCCCCG CGGAGCCTGCACGGCAGCAGCCCAGCAAACGGCGGAAACGGAAGATGTCTGGGGGCAGCACCATGAGCTCGGGGGGCGGCAAcaccaacaacagcaacagcaagaaGAAAAGCCCAGCCAGCACCTTCGCCCTCTCCAGCCAG GATGTGATGGTGGTGGGGGAGCCCACCCTGATGGGCGGGGAGTTCGGGGACGAGGACGAGAGGCTCATCACCCGGCTGGAGAACACCCAGTTTGACGCGGCCAACGGCATTGACGACGAGGACAGCTTTAACAACTCCCCTGCCCTGGGCGCCAACAGCCCCTGGAACAGCAAGCCTCCATCCAGCCAAGAGAGCAAATCGGAGAACCCCACGTCACAGGCCTCCCAGTAA